A DNA window from Camelina sativa cultivar DH55 chromosome 13, Cs, whole genome shotgun sequence contains the following coding sequences:
- the LOC104738345 gene encoding UDP-glycosyltransferase 71B7-like encodes MLYDDNKYDISESDFEESEAVMDIRCLTPPYPVKCLPYAYASKQWLPTFVNKARKFKEMKGILINTVVELEPYALKFLSSYCETPPPYPVGPLLQLENGVGVGDSKDEKQSEILGWLDKQPNRSVVFLCFGSMGGFREEQAREIAIALERTGHRFLWSLCRASPNIFKEFPRQFTNLEEVLPEGFFDRTKERGKVIGWAPQVDVLANPAVGGFFTHGG; translated from the coding sequence ATGTTGTACGATGACAATAAGTACGATATAAGTGAAAGTGATTTTGAAGAGTCAGAAGCTGTGATGGACATTCGTTGCTTGACTCCTCCTTATCCGGTAAAGTGCCTTCCTTACGCTTACGCATCTAAACAATGGCTTCCGACGTTTGTTAACAAAGCTAGAAAATTTAAAGAGATGAAGGGTATTTTGATTAATACGGTTGTTGAGTTAGAACCGTATGCGTTAAAGTTTCTATCTAGTTATTGTGAGACTCCTCCTCCTTATCCAGTAGGACCACTGCTGCAACTCGAGAACGGAGTTGGAGTTGGTGATTCCAAGGACGAGAAGCAATCAGAGATTTTAGGGTGGCTTGACAAGCAACCAAACAGATCAGTAGTGTTCCTCTGCTTCGGAAGCATGGGAGGCTTCCGTGAGGAACAAGCAAGAGAAATTGCCATTGCGTTGGAACGAACCGGCCACCGTTTCTTGTGGTCTCTCTGTCGTGCATCTCCGAATATATTCAAAGAATTTCCAAGACAGTTTACAAATCTTGAAGAAGTTCTCCCGGAGGGGTTCTTTGATCGGACAAAGGAGAGAGGGAAAGTGATTGGATGGGCTCCGCAGGTGGACGTGCTAGCTAATCCGGCGGTTGGAGGTTTTTTCACTCACGGTGGTTGA
- the LOC104737021 gene encoding UDP-glycosyltransferase 71B8-like — protein MKFELIFVPYPVIGHLRSTVEMAKLLVERETRLSISVIILPLLSVDDISTSAYISALVAASNDRLHYEVISCEDQTTTELHVENHIPRVKRAVAKLVDGYSRLPDLPRLAGLVVDMFCTSVIDVANEFGVPCYLFYTSNVGVLALGLHVQMLYDKKEYNEYNATETDFEDSEALLDVPSLSRPYPVKCLPYGLGTKEWLPMFVNQARRFREMKGFLVNTFAELEPYALESLLSSGDTPRAYTVGPILHLENHVGSSKEEKSSEILRWLDEQPPRSVVFLCFGSIGGFREEQARESDIALERSGHRFLWSLRRASPVIEKELPGEFKNLEEILPEGFFDRTKDIGKVIGWAPQVAVLAKPAIGGFVTHGGWNSILESLWFGVPMAPWPLYAEQKFNAFMMVEELGLAVRIRKSWRGDQLVGAATVLVTAEEIERGIRCLMEQDSDVRKRVMEMSEKCHVALSDGGSSQSALKLFIQDVTKNVV, from the exons atgaaatttGAGCTTATCTTCGTACCGTATCCTGTTATAGGTCATCTCAGATCAACTGTGGAGATGGCGAAGCTACTAGTGGAGCGAGAAACTCGCCTCTCTATCTCCGTTATcatccttcctcttctttcagTTGACGATATCAGTACTTCCGCTTATATCTCAGCCCTCGTCGCCGCATCCAACGACCGCCTTCACTACGAAGTGATCTCCTGCGAAGATCAAACAACCACTGAGTTACATGTCGAGAACCACATCCCGAGGGTGAAACGTGCCGTTGCAAAACTCGTCGATGGCTATTCAAGGCTACCGGACTTGCCTAGGCTCGCTGGTTTAGTCGTGGACATGTTCTGTACCTCGGTGATAGACGTGGCTAACGAGTTTGGTGTTCCGTGTTACTTGTTTTACACCTCGAACGTTGGGGTTCTCGCACTTGGACTTCACGTCCAGATGTTGTACGATAAAAAGGAATACAAT GAATACAATGCCACCGAAACTGATTTTGAAGACTCGGAAGCCTTGTTGGACGTTCCGAGTTTGTCTCGTCCTTATCCTGTGAAGTGTCTTCCTTACGGTTTGGGAACGAAAGAGTGGCTTCCTATGTTTGTAAACCAAGCGAGAAGGTTCCGGGAGATGAAAGGCTTTTTGGTAAACACTTTTGCTGAGCTTGAACCTTATGCGTTGGAGTCTCTCCTCTCGAGTGGTGATACTCCTCGTGCTTACACAGTGGGACCAATATTGCATCTCGAGAACCATGTTGGCAGTtccaaagaagagaaaagttcGGAGATCTTACGGTGGCTTGACGAGCAACCACCTAGGTCGGTAGTGTTCCTCTGTTTCGGAAGCATAGGAGGCTTTCGTGAGGAACAAGCAAGAGAAAGCGATATCGCCCTTGAGCGAAGTGGTCACCGTTTCTTGTGGTCTCTCCGCCGTGCATCTCCCGTTATAGAAAAGGAACTTCCCGGAGAATTCAAGAATCTTGAAGAGATTCTCCCGGAAGGATTCTTTGACCGGACAAAGGATATAGGAAAGGTGATTGGATGGGCGCCGCAGGTGGCCGTGCTAGCTAAGCCGGCGATCGGAGGTTTTGTTACTCACGGCGGGTGGAACTCGATCCTCGAGAGTCTTTGGTTCGGTGTTCCGATGGCACCATGGCCGTTATACGCAGAGCAAAAATTCAATGCTTTCATGATGGTCGAGGAGCTTGGTTTGGCGGTGAGGATAAGAAAGTCTTGGCGAGGCGATCAGTTAGTGGGAGCTGCGACGGTCCTGGTGACGGCagaggagatagagagaggaaTCAGATGTCTGATGGAGCAGGATAGTGACGTGAGGAAGAGAGTGATGGAGATGAGTGAGAAGTGTCACGTGGCGTTATCGGATGGTGGATCGTCTCAATCTGCTTTGAAATTATTTATCCAAGACGTTACGAAgaatgttgtttaa
- the LOC104738346 gene encoding uncharacterized protein LOC104738346, with amino-acid sequence MAPYGLTSWTGQRFGNQQGNRPYSGNSQRSNFQGNSSGFTPKPDYQKQQQSSGYTRTYGNNSYQSPPPKTAESSSVEAMLEQLLQGQELMTVTFNGKLDNKLESQVAQTVGSIKRQEGFLPGITESNPKHSCNAVTLRSGKQLHSTPQKDQSHDLLELIDVEEDEDVSAELVLTDTEEHRSTPCPPEATDSTLEVSIDRCHLGTDRCQPRTETQKDTSSTPVAERVYKPKVPFPKNPRKSKQERYVKRMVTKDLNAEQGVMMISAQVSAIIQNKILEKLPDPGSFVLHCTIFTDRFARSLCDLGSSVNFMPRSVALRLGMTDFKPTKLTLILVDRSIRILDGVLEDVPIKIGECLLPTDFVVLKYEEEPKDPLILGRSFLATAGAIIDVKRGQIGLNIGDL; translated from the exons ATGGCTCCATATGGTCTAACTTCTTGGACA GGACAacggtttggaaatcagcaaggtaACAGACCTTACAGTGGAAACAGCCAACGCAGTAACTTTCAAGGCAATTCTTCTGGTTTCACTCCCAAACCTGACTATCAAAAGCAGCAACAAAGCAGTGGATACACAAGGACCTATGGCAACAATTcatatcagtctccacctccaaaAACAGCTGAGAGTAGTAGTGtggaagctatgcttgagcagcttttgcaaggtcaAGAACTGATGACAGTGACCTTCAATGGGAagcttgacaat aagctagaaAGTCAGGTTGCACAAACAGTTGGATCCATCAAAAGGCAAGAGGGATTTCTCCCTGGGATAACTGAATCAAATCCCAAGCATTCATGCAATGCAGTGACCTTGAGAAGTGGCAAACAACTCCATTCTACACCCCAGAAGGATCAATCTCATGATCTACTTGAGTTGATTGATGTTGAAGAGGATGAGGATGTTTCTGCGGAACTAGTGCTGACCGACACAgaagagcatcggtcgacaccctgtCCACCCGAAGCCACAGATTCTACACTAGaagtcagcatcgatcgatgccaccttgGTACCGATCGATGCCAACCACGGACCGAAACCCAGAAAGACACATCTTCCACACCAGTTGCAGAGAGAGTTTACAAACccaaggttccttttcctaagaATCCAAGGAAGTCCAAACAAGA gagatatgtcaagaggaTGGTGACTAAGGATTTGAATGCTGAGCAAggagtgatgatgatatcagcTCAAGTCAGTGCTATTATCCAGAACAAGATCCTAGAGAAGCTTCCTGATCCAGgtagttttgttcttcattgcaCTATATTCACTGACagatttgctagatctttgtgtgatcttggttctagtgtcAACTTTATGCCAAGATCAGTGGCTCTTCGCCTGGGTATGACAGACTTCAAGCCTACCAAGCTCACTCTTATCCTTGTTGATCGCTCAATTCGCATTCTTGATGGTGTActtgaagatgttccaattaaAATTGGTGAATGCTTGttacctactgattttgtggtacTCAAGTATGAAGAAGAACCTAAGGACCCTCTTATCCtgggaagatcattcttagccactgctgGAGCTATAATTGATGTCAAGAGGGGACAAATTGGGCTTAATATTGGTGATCTATAA